One Pyrus communis chromosome 4, drPyrComm1.1, whole genome shotgun sequence genomic region harbors:
- the LOC137731435 gene encoding probable protein phosphatase 2C 13, producing MIVSQKMVAEADVICQKTVLDMKYRVCVAKEHNLQIDAAASSPSSPSYEVLVAETISTEISRFESVLSCTETINNAVMESSAVKFVPNIHSGSHSDIGSRDSMDDEHIRIDDLSAHVGPRFKCPFPSAFYAVFDGHGGPEAAAYIKRNAMRLFFEDADLPQRMDMDAVFFRELENSHRKAFLLADHALADEQSVRSSCGTTALTALILGRHLMVANAGDCRAVLCRKGIAVDMSQDHRPSYLPERMRVEELGGSIDDGYLNGSISVTRALGDWGLKLPLGSSSPLIAEPDVQQVMLTEDDEFFIIGCDGIWDVMSSQYAVSLVRRGLRRHNDPQQCAKELVKEALRLNTSDNLTVIIVRLSTPERVEFPRQRPRLRTCNLSEEARSRLRSLLEGN from the exons ATGATTGTGAGCCAGAAAATGGTGGCTGAGGCGGATGTTATCTGCCAGAAGACGGTGCTGGACATGAAGTACCGCGTATGCGTGGCTAAGGAGCACAACCTTCAGATCGACGCGGCGGCGTCCTCGCCTTCCTCTCCGAGCTACGAGGTTCTCGTCGCCGAGACGATTTCCACTGAGATTTCTCGCTTCGAATCG GTTCTGAGTTGCACAGAGACGATTAATAATGCTGTAATGGAGTCTTCTGCAGTCAAGTTTGTCCCGAACATTCATTCAGGAAGCCACAGTGACATTGGATCAAGGGATTCCATGGATGACGAACACATTCGGATCGATGATCTATCTGCCCATGTGGGGCCTCGCTTCAAGTGTCCCTTTCCAAGTGCATTTTATGCGGTTTTTGACGGTCACGGAGGGCCAGAGGCAGCTGCTTATATCAAGAGGAATGCCATGAGACTATTCTTTGAAGATGCTGATTTACCACAGAGAATGGATATGGATGCTGTTTTCTTCAGAGAGTTGGAGAATTCCCACAGGAAAGCATTTCTACTGGCAGACCATGCCTTGGCTGATGAACAAAGTGTGAGAAGTTCGTGTGGAACAACAGCATTGACTGCTCTTATACTTGGAAGGCATTTAATGGTTGCAAATGCTGGTGACTGTCGAGCGGTTCTTTGCAGGAAAGGAATAGCAGTTGACATGTCTCAAGATCATAGACCTAGTTACTTGCCGGAACGTATGCGAGTTGAGGAGTTGGGTGGTTCCATTGATGATGGATATCTTAACGGTTCTATCTCAGTCACCCGAGCTCTTGGAGATTGGGGCTTAAAATTACCATTGGGTTCCTCATCGCCTCTCATTGCCGAGCCAGATGTTCAGCAGGTTATGTTAACAGAAGATGATGAGTTTTTTATCATTGGTTGTGATGGGATCTGGGATGTCATGTCAAGCCAATATGCTGTCAGCCTGGTTCGGCGTGGGCTGAGGAGGCACAATGACCCCCAACAGTGTGCCAAAGAGCTCGTCAAGGAAGCACTGCGCCTCAACACATCAGACAACCTCACAGTTATTATTGTGCGCCTCTCTACTCCAGAACGTGTTGAGTTCCCTCGCCAGCGCCCGAGGTTGAGAACCTGCAACCTCTCGGAGGAAGCACGCAGCCGGCTGAGAAGCTTGTTAGAAGGCAATTGA
- the LOC137731206 gene encoding dihydrolipoyl dehydrogenase, mitochondrial: MAMASLARRKAYLLSRNLSNMSSEAVRYSSLTSFSRGFASSGSDENDVVVIGGGPGGYVAAIKAAQLGLKTTCIEKRGALGGTCLNVGCIPSKALLHSSHMFHEAKHAFSHHGVKFSNVEIDLPAMMSQKDKAVSNLTRGIEGLFKKNKVTYVKGYGKFISPSEISVDAIDGENTVVKGKNIIIATGSDVKSLPGITIDEKKIVSSTGALALQEIPKKLVVVGAGYIGLEMGSVWGRLGSEVTVVEFGPDIVPTMDSEIRKQFQRSLEKQGMKFMLKTKVVGVDTSGDGVKLTLEPASGGDQTSFEADVVLVSAGRVPFTSGLDLDKIGVEMDKGGRILVNERFSTNVSGVYAIGDVIPGPMLAHKAEEDGVACVEFLAGKVGHVDYDKVPGVVYTHPEVASVGKTEEQVKASGVAYRVGKFPFMANSRAKAIDNAEGLVKILAEKETDKILGVHIMASNAGELIHEAAIALQYDASSEDIARVCHAHPTMSEALKEAAMATYDKPIHI; encoded by the exons ATGGCGATGGCGAGTTTGGCGCGGCGGAAGGCCTACCTTCTCTCCAGAAACTTGTCCAACATGTCATCGGAGGCCGTCAGGTACTCCTCCCTCACCTCCTTCTCCAGGGGCTTCGCCTCCTCAGGATCTGACGAGAACGACGTCGTCGTCATCGGCGGCGGTCCAGGCGGATACGTGGCGGCAATCAAGGCCGCGCAGCTCGGCCTTAAGACCACCTGCATCGAGAAGCGCGGTGCTCTCGGCGGTACCTGCCTTAACGTCGGATGCATACCCTCCAAG GCGCTTCTTCATTCCTCTCACATGTTCCATGAAGCTAAGCATGCATTTTCGCATCATGGAGTGAAGTTCTCCAATGTCGAGATAGATTTACCTGCCATGATGTCCCAGAAAGACAAAGCTGTTTCCAATCTTACTCGAGGAATTGAAGGGTTGTTCAAGAAGAACAAGGTCACTTATGTTAAAGGTTATGGAAAGTTCATCTCCCCGTCCGAAATTTCAGTGGACGCCATTGATGGTGAGAATACAGTTGTGAAGGGAAAGAATATCATAATTGCCACCGGTTCTGATGTCAAGTCTTTACCCGGAATTACCATTGATGAGAAGAAGATAGTATCATCCACAGGAGCTCTGGCTTTGCAGGAAATCCCAAAGAAACTTGTGGTGGTTGGAGCAGGATATATCGGCCTAGAGATGGGCTCTGTGTGGGGCAGACTTGGTTCTGAGGTAACTGTTGTTGAGTTTGGCCCTGATATTGTCCCAACAATGGACTCGGAAATCCGCAAGCAGTTTCAGCGTTCCCTTGAGAAGCAAGGGATGAAGTTCATGCTCAAAACAAAGGTGGTTGGAGTTGATACCTCTGGAGATGGTGTGAAGTTGACTCTTGAACCAGCATCCGGAGGCGACCAGACATCCTTTGAAGCTGATGTTGTTCTTGTATCTGCTGGTAGGGTTCCATTCACATCCGGGCTTGATTTGGACAAGATAGGAGTTGAAATGGACAAGGGAGGGAGAATTTTAGTGAATGAGAGGTTTTCTACAAATGTCTCGGGTGTTTACGCAATCGGAGATGTTATTCCTGGACCTATGTTGGCCCATAAGGCAGAAGAGGATGGGGTTGCATGCGTGGAGTTCTTAGCCGGTAAGGTTGGCCATGTGGATTATGACAAGGTCCCTGGGGTCGTCTACACTCACCCTGAGGTTGCATCTGTTGGAAAAACTGAGGAACAAGTGAAGGCCTCTGGCGTTGCATACCGAGTTGGAAAGTTCCCTTTCATGGCAAACAGCAGAGCCAAGGCAATAGACAATGCTGAAGGACTCGTCAAGATATTGGCCGAGAAGGAAACAGATAAGATATTGGGAGTTCATATCATGGCATCCAATGCCGGAGAGCTCATTCACGAGGCGGCCATAGCCTTGCAGTATGATGCATCGAGTGAGGACATTGCACGCGTTTGCCATGCACATCCAACCATGAGCGAGGCGTTGAAGGAAGCTGCCATGGCTACATATGACAAGCCCATTCACATCTAG